The Treponema succinifaciens DSM 2489 region TGGCATATAAAAAGCAATCCTTCGCTGAGAAACGGTTATATAGCTTCGGAAAAATTAAGAACATATATCACTCAGCAATATCCAGAAAAAAAATTTGAACCTGCAGAAGATAAATTTCACGATGAAACATATGTAATGCAAATTTCAGACACAGTTTCTATTTCCGTTAGAGCTAACACTGAAAACCTTTACTGCGATATGGAAGATTCTGTTTTGCAAGAGCCATATGAAGAATTAAAGAAAAAGGTAAAAGAATTTACTGATTATTATGGAAATGAAGATGATTAAAAAGATACAATAGATGAAGCTCTGAATATATAATCATTGATGTATAAAACATATAACGATGTTTTCAAAACCGATAAAAAGTAAGTCTATAAAAAACAACACATAACAAAGGTTCGTAGCCGACAGCGGGTCGAGCCCGCTGCGGTACAACCCGTTGTTATGTGGACGCTCGCACTGGGGCGCTGTTAGGAAACGAAATGAAAACAATTCAATTAAAAAATGATGATTACAAAGGCTATGTAAACAATCTTCGGCATGCTTGTCGCGGGATTATAATAAATAATGGAAATGTTTTGTTGTGTTATGAATCAAATGAAGACAAGTACATTATTCCGGGTGGTGGACAAGAAGAAAATGAAACTCTTGAACAATGTTGTCAAAGGGAACTTTTAGAAGAAACTGGGATGATTGTAAAAACAAATCCTTGTTATCTAGAAATTGAAGAGTTATTCTTAGATTGGAGACATATTAATCATTATTTTGTTTGTGAAATCATTGAAGATACAGGTACATTCCATCTTACAGAAAATGAAAAACAGGCTGGGTATAAGACAGTTTGGATTCCATTAGATAAGGCTATAGAAATATTTGGAAACTATGAGACTTTTCATAAAACCAACATTGCAGATTATGGGTTGTACAGAAGAGAATTTTTTGCATTAAACGAACTAAAAAAAATCTTAAAAGATGAAAAATCAGGTCAAGTCTGATTTTTAGTACGGCGGGTCAAGCCCGCCTTTTTATTTGACAAAATCAGCATGGTATAATTATAATATAATTATGAATAAAATAATCTTTGAATGGGATCCCGTAAAAGCTGAATTGAATTATACGAAACACAAAGTAACTTTTGAGGAAGCAAAAAGTGTTTTTTATGATGAAAATGCAATCTTAATTGCGGATCCAGACCATTCAAGTATGGATGAAGACAGATTTATCATGCTTGGACTTAGTTCCGAGTTACATATGTTGGTTGTCTGTCATTGTTACAGAGAAAATGACAGAATTCGTATCATTTCGGCACGAAAAGCAGATACGCTTGAAGCCGCACAATATGGAGGAAGATAATATGAGAGACCACTACGATTTTTCAAACGGAATAAAAAATCCTTATGCAGATAGACTCAAAAAACAGATAACAATTCGCC contains the following coding sequences:
- a CDS encoding NUDIX hydrolase; its protein translation is MKTIQLKNDDYKGYVNNLRHACRGIIINNGNVLLCYESNEDKYIIPGGGQEENETLEQCCQRELLEETGMIVKTNPCYLEIEELFLDWRHINHYFVCEIIEDTGTFHLTENEKQAGYKTVWIPLDKAIEIFGNYETFHKTNIADYGLYRREFFALNELKKILKDEKSGQV
- a CDS encoding BrnT family toxin translates to MNKIIFEWDPVKAELNYTKHKVTFEEAKSVFYDENAILIADPDHSSMDEDRFIMLGLSSELHMLVVCHCYRENDRIRIISARKADTLEAAQYGGR